Proteins encoded within one genomic window of Streptomyces sp. NBC_00523:
- the crcB gene encoding fluoride efflux transporter CrcB gives MPGTLTKNPQTAVVAVVALGGATGACARYGAGLLWPTAAGGFPWTTLVVNVVGCAVIGVFMVVISEVWAAHRLVRPFFGTGVLGGFTTFSTYAVDIEQLVSKDRAGTGLVYLGVTLLAALAAVWSAVWLTRRALAWRQA, from the coding sequence ATGCCCGGCACCCTCACGAAGAACCCGCAGACCGCCGTCGTCGCCGTGGTCGCGCTCGGCGGCGCGACCGGCGCCTGCGCCCGCTACGGCGCCGGGCTCCTTTGGCCCACCGCGGCCGGCGGCTTCCCCTGGACGACCCTCGTGGTCAACGTCGTCGGCTGCGCGGTCATCGGCGTGTTCATGGTGGTGATCAGCGAGGTGTGGGCGGCGCACCGGCTGGTGAGACCGTTCTTCGGGACCGGGGTCCTCGGCGGGTTCACCACCTTCTCGACGTACGCGGTCGACATCGAACAGCTCGTGTCCAAGGACCGGGCCGGCACCGGACTGGTCTATCTCGGAGTAACACTGCTCGCGGCCCTCGCGGCGGTGTGGAGCGCGGTGTGGCTGACGCGCCGCGCACTGGCGTGGAGGCAGGCATGA
- a CDS encoding DEAD/DEAH box helicase, with product MSRDRTPRPHDRSSRSRGQGAPGARAGGGFRTRGAGRSGAPDRRFGGKGRKPVARQGEYELPRTETPALPPVASFVELDLPDAVLAALTEQGVTEPFPIQAATLPNSLAGRDVLGRGRTGSGKTLAFGLAVLARTAGHRAEARHPRALILVPTRELAQQVTAALTPYAKPLRVRLATVVGGMSIGRQTASLRGGTDVVVATPGRLKDLIERGDCVLDRVEVTVLDEADQMADLGFMPQVTQLLNQIPLGGQRMLFSATLDRDVDLLVRRYLNDPVVHSVDPAAGAVTTMEHHVLHVRPSDKFAVTTEIAARDGRVLMFLDTKQAVDELTAHLLNSGVRAAALHGGKAQPERNRTLERFKTGHVSVLVATNVAARGIHIDNLDLVVNVDPPADHKDYLHRGGRTARAGESGSVVTLVLPSQRRDMTRLMADAGITPQIAEVRSGGEELSRITGAQAPSGVPVTITAPPSERRVRPRPPRRA from the coding sequence TTGAGCCGCGACCGCACCCCCCGCCCGCACGACCGTTCCTCCCGCTCCCGTGGCCAGGGTGCCCCGGGAGCCCGAGCGGGCGGCGGCTTCCGCACCCGGGGCGCCGGCCGCTCCGGGGCCCCCGACCGCCGCTTCGGCGGGAAGGGCCGCAAGCCCGTGGCGCGGCAGGGCGAGTACGAGCTGCCGCGGACCGAGACCCCGGCGCTGCCCCCCGTCGCGTCCTTCGTCGAACTGGACCTGCCCGACGCCGTGCTGGCGGCGCTGACCGAGCAGGGCGTCACCGAGCCGTTCCCGATCCAGGCGGCCACCCTGCCGAACTCGCTGGCCGGGCGCGATGTGCTGGGCCGGGGCCGCACCGGTTCCGGGAAGACCCTCGCCTTCGGCCTGGCGGTGCTCGCCCGCACGGCCGGGCACCGCGCGGAGGCCCGGCATCCGCGCGCCCTGATCCTGGTCCCCACCCGCGAGCTGGCCCAGCAGGTGACCGCCGCGCTGACCCCGTACGCGAAGCCGCTGCGGGTGCGCCTGGCGACCGTCGTCGGCGGGATGTCGATCGGCCGCCAGACGGCGTCGCTGCGCGGGGGCACCGACGTCGTCGTCGCCACGCCGGGCCGCCTCAAGGACCTCATCGAGCGCGGCGACTGCGTGCTGGACCGGGTCGAGGTGACGGTGCTGGACGAGGCGGACCAGATGGCCGACCTGGGGTTCATGCCCCAGGTCACCCAGCTGCTCAACCAGATCCCGCTGGGCGGCCAGCGCATGCTGTTCTCGGCGACCCTGGACCGGGACGTCGACCTGCTCGTCCGGCGCTATCTGAACGACCCGGTCGTCCACTCGGTGGACCCGGCCGCGGGCGCCGTGACGACGATGGAGCACCACGTGCTCCACGTACGGCCCTCCGACAAGTTCGCCGTCACGACGGAGATCGCGGCGCGCGACGGCCGGGTGCTCATGTTCCTGGACACCAAGCAGGCGGTGGACGAGCTGACGGCCCATCTCCTCAACAGCGGGGTCCGGGCGGCCGCCCTGCACGGCGGGAAGGCGCAGCCGGAGCGCAACCGCACCCTGGAGCGCTTCAAGACCGGGCACGTCTCGGTCCTGGTCGCGACCAACGTCGCGGCGCGCGGCATCCACATCGACAACCTGGACCTCGTCGTCAACGTCGATCCGCCCGCCGACCACAAGGACTACCTGCACCGGGGCGGCCGCACCGCCCGGGCGGGGGAGTCCGGCAGCGTCGTCACGCTGGTGCTGCCCAGCCAGCGCCGCGACATGACCCGGCTGATGGCCGACGCGGGCATCACCCCGCAGATCGCGGAGGTCCGCTCCGGCGGCGAGGAGCTGAGCCGGATCACCGGCGCGCAGGCCCCGTCCGGCGTGCCCGTCACCATCACCGCGCCGCCCTCCGAGCGCCGGGTCAGGCCCAGACCGCCCCGGCGAGCCTGA
- a CDS encoding toxin gives MSLRKLRRECEEGLAELPLPSPFSIPGLVANMEAARGRTIVLHEMPDRLARVNAACGLRLKSGDTSFVLYRRRPTAYQTQHVILHELCHEWFDHGTSLDAEQLRRLLPVFDTSLISRMVGPDAVLTPDAVQARAQYDTHDERMAEFGASLIPRMARDVTSDDMVGRLANSLSRPVAHRRGGLFRRT, from the coding sequence ATGTCCCTGCGGAAGCTGCGGCGGGAATGCGAGGAGGGGCTCGCGGAACTGCCGCTGCCCTCGCCGTTCTCCATACCCGGCCTGGTCGCCAACATGGAGGCGGCCCGGGGTCGGACCATCGTGCTGCACGAGATGCCCGACCGGCTGGCGCGCGTCAACGCCGCCTGCGGGCTGCGTCTGAAGAGCGGGGACACCAGCTTCGTGCTGTACCGCCGGCGCCCCACCGCGTACCAGACCCAGCACGTCATCCTGCACGAGCTGTGCCACGAGTGGTTCGACCACGGCACCTCGCTCGACGCGGAACAGCTCCGGCGGCTGCTGCCCGTCTTCGACACCTCGCTCATCTCCCGGATGGTCGGCCCGGACGCGGTGCTCACCCCGGACGCCGTGCAGGCGCGCGCGCAGTACGACACCCACGACGAACGCATGGCCGAATTCGGTGCCTCGCTGATCCCCCGGATGGCCCGGGACGTCACGAGCGATGACATGGTGGGGCGGCTCGCCAACTCGCTCTCGCGCCCGGTCGCCCACCGCCGCGGCGGCCTGTTCCGGCGTACGTAG
- a CDS encoding MAB_1171c family putative transporter: MTPLDLAGYLIAGLMTAVALWRMPAALWGDEEDRRRRALWGCYAGFALALWTKTRFVRVGLNDSPVTDLSVLIKHYTATIAILAILSYIVAIYGRYEDEGGIPRHVRFARLIQQVAAKASVATLVLLTVLFFTVVDRSTPSDRFVADHAGQWGATLYMSVFYLYLGAASAVCAYQWALATGSARMRHLRVGLGMMTFAMFIGVGYTVSRTLFLWVSVVDRPSESFALDFDEVTEAAQVVLFLFFAVGASIPALSNVRRRAKLWRAQARLHGLWYALMTAFPDQPFEPPRPLLRELTRFDTPADLRVDRWTADIADAVEKLRHYAPDTLLPAAEAAAGTGSGSPLADAYWIKAALIARDAGAPAGEAAAFSAQHATDQDGEVAWLVRVAAAYRTVTPERARQILDTCDTAGKEQPA; this comes from the coding sequence GTGACCCCGCTCGACCTCGCCGGCTATCTCATAGCCGGCCTGATGACAGCCGTCGCCCTGTGGCGCATGCCGGCCGCCCTGTGGGGGGACGAGGAGGACCGGCGCCGCCGGGCGCTGTGGGGGTGTTACGCGGGATTCGCGCTGGCGCTCTGGACGAAGACCCGGTTCGTGCGCGTCGGACTCAACGACAGCCCGGTGACCGACCTGTCGGTCCTCATCAAGCACTACACCGCGACCATCGCGATTCTGGCCATTCTCAGCTACATCGTGGCGATCTACGGCCGGTACGAGGACGAGGGCGGCATCCCCCGGCACGTGCGGTTCGCCCGGCTCATCCAGCAGGTCGCGGCCAAGGCGTCGGTCGCCACCCTGGTGCTGCTCACCGTGCTGTTCTTCACCGTGGTCGACCGCTCCACGCCCTCGGACCGCTTCGTCGCGGACCACGCCGGGCAGTGGGGCGCCACGCTCTACATGAGCGTGTTCTACCTCTACCTCGGCGCCGCGTCCGCCGTCTGCGCGTACCAGTGGGCGCTGGCCACCGGGAGCGCCCGGATGCGCCATCTGCGCGTCGGGCTCGGGATGATGACATTCGCGATGTTCATCGGCGTCGGCTACACCGTCAGCCGGACGCTGTTCCTCTGGGTCAGCGTCGTGGACCGGCCGAGCGAGTCCTTCGCGCTGGACTTCGACGAGGTCACCGAGGCCGCCCAGGTCGTCCTCTTCCTCTTCTTCGCGGTCGGCGCCTCCATCCCGGCCCTGAGCAACGTCCGCCGCCGGGCCAAGCTCTGGCGGGCGCAGGCCCGGCTGCACGGCCTCTGGTACGCGCTGATGACCGCCTTCCCGGACCAGCCCTTCGAGCCGCCGCGCCCGCTGCTGCGGGAGCTCACGCGCTTCGACACCCCGGCCGACCTGCGCGTCGACCGCTGGACGGCGGACATCGCGGACGCGGTCGAGAAGCTGCGCCACTACGCGCCGGACACCCTGCTGCCCGCCGCCGAGGCCGCCGCCGGGACCGGTTCCGGCTCGCCGCTCGCCGACGCCTACTGGATCAAGGCGGCGCTGATCGCGCGGGACGCCGGGGCGCCGGCCGGGGAGGCGGCGGCCTTCTCCGCCCAGCACGCCACCGACCAGGACGGTGAGGTCGCCTGGCTGGTCCGGGTCGCGGCGGCCTACCGGACGGTGACCCCGGAGCGGGCCCGTCAGATCCTCGACACCTGTGACACCGCGGGCAAGGAGCAGCCGGCATGA
- a CDS encoding DUF190 domain-containing protein, whose amino-acid sequence MTTSMTEPGLRLTVLVGESDSWHHRPVYTEIVHRAHAAGLSGASVFRGIEGFGAHSMIHTQRLLSLSEDLPVAVVIVDAEEAVRAFLPEIAELTNGCPVTLDACEIVRNPGIQGDQE is encoded by the coding sequence ATGACGACATCCATGACCGAACCGGGCCTGCGGCTGACCGTGCTGGTCGGCGAGTCCGACAGCTGGCACCACCGGCCCGTCTACACGGAGATCGTGCACCGGGCGCATGCCGCCGGGCTGTCCGGCGCCAGCGTCTTCCGGGGCATCGAGGGCTTCGGCGCCCACTCGATGATCCACACCCAGCGGCTGCTGTCCCTGAGCGAGGACCTGCCGGTGGCGGTGGTGATCGTGGACGCGGAGGAGGCGGTACGGGCCTTCCTGCCGGAGATCGCCGAGCTGACCAACGGCTGCCCGGTCACGCTGGACGCCTGCGAGATCGTGCGGAACCCCGGGATACAGGGGGATCAGGAGTGA
- the crcB gene encoding fluoride efflux transporter CrcB, with protein MNWLLVIAGAAVGAPVRYLTDRAVQSRHDTVFPWGTFTVNMAGCLILGTLTGAVAAGAASSHLQLLLGTGLCGALTTYSTFSYETLRLAEDGARFYAAANVVVSVVMGLGAAFAGVRLAGAVWA; from the coding sequence GTGAACTGGCTGCTCGTGATCGCCGGGGCGGCGGTCGGCGCCCCGGTGCGCTATCTCACCGACCGGGCCGTGCAGTCCCGCCACGACACGGTCTTCCCGTGGGGGACGTTCACCGTCAACATGGCCGGCTGCCTGATCCTGGGCACGCTGACCGGCGCGGTGGCGGCCGGGGCGGCCTCCTCGCACCTTCAGCTGCTGCTCGGGACCGGACTGTGCGGGGCGCTGACCACGTACTCCACGTTCAGCTACGAGACGCTGCGGCTCGCGGAGGACGGGGCCAGGTTCTACGCGGCGGCCAACGTCGTGGTCAGCGTCGTCATGGGCCTCGGCGCCGCCTTCGCGGGCGTCAGGCTCGCCGGGGCGGTCTGGGCCTGA